Part of the Salminus brasiliensis chromosome 2, fSalBra1.hap2, whole genome shotgun sequence genome, ATCCgggtttcttttcttttagaaGCTTCCTTTCACTCTCAGGGTTTGATCTGTTTCACTAAGTTGTAAATTGTATCCTATTCtacgttttatttatttgccatCGCAATGCTGTCGTTAAGTTAAAGAGAGTGAGCTCAGATATACAGGAAAATTACTGTTGTGTACATTTCTGCATTTTGTACAAAGTGTTTCTTATTTATAgtcacttcttcttcttctttttgttgttattgttaaatCAGCGTGGGTTATGCAAGGGTTTGTTGTAAATAATTACCACTGACATCAAAACCATAGATTATAAATCATTATAACGAGGGCAAATACAGTCAAAATAAAGTATGCTTTATGTTATAGCGTTTCCAACTCGATGTTCGGAGCATGTCGTTCAGCTGTTCTGCTGCTGCCTGAAGGCGTTTCGGACCCCAGTAATGGAGGAGTAATGGGACTTGTGCCTAATGAGAAAATGAACCATAATTAGGGAGCGGAGATAaacattgtggatggatgggctgctgctgctgctgctgctgctactggtggtggtggtggtaaggGGGGTGTGAGGACCACCACGTCTCAGCCCTGTGAGTGCGAAGGGTGAGTGTTTCCCCCCCTCTGTACACGTTAGGGAGTTGTGAAGTGTGTAACGTCTAAAGAAAGGCCTATGCAGGAGCGAGGGAAGTGCCCCAGAGAAGTGCATTAAGGTCTATGCAATGCCAACCATTTATTACTGTGACTGTATTACTGTTTCAGTACAGCTAATTTAAATAAACTGATCAGTGTCAGTAACACATTCGCTCTGATTATGGTGGTGATAATAACTCTCATCTTCGTGTTGTAAACTGTGATTATTCTGTGATTATACGGCGCTGGAGTGAAACACGCAGACCTGCTCCTCACATCGCCGATGATCAGGAATGCCACGCATTCCTGTAGAGAGGTTTTCCCCTTAATGCTCATATCTGAATTCTAACATGGATTGAATGTGTAATTCACATTAGGTGTTCtctgagcatatatatatataatcaattcaatttaatcaTAATTTAATCATAAATATCATAATAAATATCAATTTCAAATatcaattaaatacatttgatttttgtttctcttaatttTTCAAATGAAATTTAAAGCCTGGGTCACATGTGCTGAAGTTAAACAATGCAGTATTTGGACAGAGCTTTGTAGATGTTTTGTAAATGCTACATTTACATGTGACTTATGATCAGACAAATATTTATTCAATACACCCTTATTTCCCCTAACCTTCTTCCAATCCTGACCCAAACGCTAATCATCACATAACATTTACCATTAAATCACTGTTATAAGATCTAGGGGTCGCGATGTCACCCATTTCTTTACCATCCATATTTTATTGATCCATGTTTATTCCCTTTTCGatctgtattattattttaaatgcgtTTTATGTCGAAACATGATCTTAAATGCAGTAAAACAACGCTCTCTAAAGAGAAAGCATTACAATGATAGAATTCCATTACATGTCACCCGTCAAATGTGTTCacttctgatacagtataaaacgttttattattattattattattattattattattattattagtagtagtagtagtagtagtagtagtagtagtaattcaTCGTTTTTACCTATCAGATGATCGAGCAACCGTactatccaaataaaataatccGGGAAGCCCCAATTTGATTGTGAATAAAAGCATGTAATCAAAGACGACCCATTAGGTGCTGTTAGATTCAATAGTCTAAATGTTGTCTTATCATATCAAAAAGAAACTCTACTGGACATGAGTGGGTGAATCGAGTTGGTCCGGTTTGTTTACTCCGGTTATAAACGAATGGGCTACAGTGCAAAGCAACGACTCACAAAATCAAAAGCTGCTCCTAAAATTAGCTACAACATCAAATTAACAACATCAAAGCGTTTCATCTCCAGCTGATGATCATTAAGGTTCATGAAGGTTTACAAAATCGTCTTCTACCAGTGAGGACCATGAAGAACACCAACACACCCAAAGCAGCCGTGTTCCTCCCGCGCAGACACACGGCCACACGTTCAGCACCGCGCCACTGAACAGCTCCAGCCATTACGTCCCTGACTTCACCGTCAaagttcactctctctctctctctctctctctctctcgaactGCGTCTCCCTCTATCTGTCTCACTCGAAATTACTCCAGGTCTGGATGCTGGATCACTTCTGCTGCGCTTCGTTTATTTGCATCAGGGGAAACGCTTAAGCGCATTAGTACTGTTATTAGTGGCCatctaatattaatatcacagtATTAAAAGGGATGTGAACGGGGTTTAATGATTGTGAAGGGCTGAACCACCTGTGTCAGACTGGAGAAGGTGAGTCCACGGTGGGAAATCTCTCAGCTCCAGTGTTTAAAGCTCCAGATCAGGCTGGCACTGAAAAACGTACACAGCAACAGacacaaataaaacaacaacagcgtACGTAGAGAAATGCTCTATGGAGGGGGAGGAAGGGGCACATTGCTATATacaatattacagtatttacGGTTATTCATTACTTGTGGCCGAGCACAGCGTTTTACCTGATCTGGTAGTAATGTGGATCTACTTGCTAGCCAACTCTGGCAAGGTGTTTAggccgctgtgtgtgtgtgtgctacagaTTGGGCAGGATCAAGcaatagtagatacagaataatagAGTATACAGGCCATACAGGTCATACAATATCACGTACAAAAATACTGCttgagggggtggggtggggggttcaCAAAGATTGCGTATCTTTAATCGTGATTAGTgcaacatttacaacatttacaacatttacacaaCTGCTGACCAAGCGAACAGTGAACTGTAATATataagaggaaaaaaaatattttgcatTATTATAAATATCACTTTATTATTacttcattattatattataacgTGCTGGACTCTGAGAAAGGCTACTGTATGCTCTACACCTATTTCTTCTAGACCATTCCTATCTCATTCAGACAACACAAACCATGCACGTTACAAAATAGCACGTACAAAAACATTGTGAGAGCTGGTCCTCGCAGCTTTGGTTTTTTGGTCTTTGCTTAGATGTAGGCGAACGAGTGTCCGAATGAGGTCAACACTAAACACAGCTCATTTCATAAACCGAGTAGAGAAATGTCCACGTGCGGACAAAAATAACTTCCCCAGTCCTGGCATGCAGCCTCCGCGCTCCTGCCTGCTGAAGTCATAACAGTGCGACGCGGGCTGTAGGAGGCAGATCCAGgagctgtgctgtgattggtgTGAACCTGAGCTCGGCTCACATTACACTCGCACAGTCCCACAGCCCTGACAGCCGCTGGAGACCAGCAGGTTAGACGTTATAACGCGCGTGCTGCACGTTCGACGAGTGGACACTGTCTCCTTCCTGAGACAAGTGTCTCCTGTGCTGCTCATAGCCGCGTTTACCTCATCTAACctcgccgccgccgccgccgccgtgGCTGTTTACACCACCCCGTGGTCTGTCTCGTCTGTCTGTCTCGCACTACCTGCAGCTCTGCCCTGCTGTCACTCCTCCACGTTGTTGATGAGCTTACAGGGGGGGTCGAGGCCACGCTTCAGTCGACTTACCACGTTTTGAACGCTAAAAGGTATGTGTAGGCGTGCTAACCCGCGGTGTAATCAGCAACAGCTTCTCTAAAAACACTTGTTGCTTGTCGGCGAGCCTGCGAGGAGTTAATGCTAACCTTAGCTAGCAAGCGAGCTTCCTTCTTCTTCATTTCTAATAACCTCGCGTGACCTCGCTAGCGTGCTGGCTAACTGCAGAAGACTTAAAGCTACGGACGGTTGACGGATTGTTGACGTTTGGGAGTAGCACTAGTGCTACGTTTTGTCGTTGACTGCAAAGTTAAAGGCTTATGCAATGTTTAGGACACCAGTCAGTAGTTTCCTTAAGGTTGGTAGGTTAAAATCCTAGATACCGACTGTATATTTATCATATTATCGACTCTCTTTACACTAGAACTCTGGTGTACATATGAAATCATGCACTTCTTACCCTTGGTCTGAAAGTTAGCTACATTTCTCCCCTGAAATAATGCAGGTGGAAGAGGTTGTGATCAGCTGCAGTCTTCTCCCTTGCAAACTGAACCCAAATGTACATTTGATTTTATTATGTGAAATGTTTCCCTCTGTTTTTCATCATTCTTATTACATTTGTGTAGTTCTAACTCGCTTTTCCGAAGCCTGGGTAAGCCATGCTCCGACTTGTCAGGAACCAGGGTGGGAGAATGAGGGGCTGCATGTGCAGCCAGCGGAGGTCAAACCACTACAAGAGTGTGATGGCCATCCGCCGTGAGGACGTCAACGTATGGGAGAGGCGCGCACCCCTTGCTCCTCGCCATGTAAAGGAAATCACTGCTGCAGGCTACAAAGTCCTGGTACAGCCCTCCAACAGGAGAGCGATCCACGACAGAGTAAGTGAGCAGAATCCTGATGAACAAGACTAATAAGCAGACTACTAGATAGATTCAAAAGTAGTGATTGAGCTGAGTTacaataatctctctctctttcagtactACGAGAAAGCAGGAGCCATCTTACAGGAGGACATCTCGGAGGCTTCTCTCATTGTGGGTGTAAAGAGGCCACCAGAAGAAAAAGTCCTTCCACATAAAACCTATGCTTTCTTTTCTCACACCATCAAAGCGCAGGAGCCGAATATGGGTCTTCTAGATGACCTACTTAAAAAGGTAAAGCGTACCTAATGGCCTTTTGGGGTTAACACAGAAGCAGCTTCAACAGTCTGAAACACAATGTTTTTTTATCCCCCAAAGCACTGAAACGATACGAAAGTACATACATTTGTTTATGCTGGAGGAGTTATAAGTTAGGAAGCACAAGCATGTCTTTACAAAGGGACCTTTCAAGGTTGTTAAGACAGGATTTTCTTCTTTACAGAATGTGCGACTCATTGATTATGAGAAAATGGTGGATGAGAATGGATTCAGAATCGTAGCGTTTGGAAAGTGGGCCGGTGTCGCAGGTATCGCAAGTGTTCATTCTGTGCTAATGTTGTTAAGATCGGTGGATGATGTTCAGAGTCTCACGTACAAAGAGATTTCATTCTGGTGGTGACCCTTTTTAAAGTTCATGTCGCTTAGTATATTGTgaaaggttctgtagatcttTCATCATGGTTTGTGTAACATTTCACAAAACTTATCAAGCTTATTTCCTGGATTAATAAAAGTGAACATTAACTGTAATATATAAAAGAGACTTTCATGCATGTTTTCCATTATTCTTAAGAAAGTCAGATTCAGCCACTTGTGCTGTATAGGTCTCTGGGGAAGGCTCCTACTTGCTGTTTCTCATTCATGCAGGAATGATTAATATTTTACATGGCTTGGGTCTGCGTTTTCTTGCCCTTGGACATCACACTCCCTTCAtggtatgtttttcttttttctatggAATATTATATACTTATCACCACAAGTCAGCCAGTGCTACACTCAAAAGaaaatgtcacaaaaaaaacaattatttataACAACTCTTTTTCAGTGACAACATAGCTGTGTTCATAAaaacaacacccccccccagGGCCACAAAGCATAATAATATGTATTTCATTAAGTAATAAACGTTAGGTTGTTTATACTTCTTTTTATTTAACAGCATATTGGAATGGCTCACAACTACAGAAATGTCAGTCAAGCCATACAAGCAGTGAGGGACTGTGGATATGAGATATCGCTTGGCCTGATGCCCAAGTCCATTGGTCCACTCACATTTGTGTTCACTGGCACTGGCAATGTATCTAAGGTAGGCCTGGAAAGGACTCACTAAATCGCAATGCTAAAAATATATGCATCTGCATATCAcacaaaacaagcacacacaaccTACATGATTAGCTTAATAATCTTGTTTTCAATACATTCCTTTAGGGTGCACAAGAGATTTTCAATGAACTTCCATGTGAATATGTGGAGCCACATGAACTGAAAGACGTCTGTGAGACAGGAGGTACTGCAGTCCAACCCTCCATCCCTCcttttgtttgtatttagtGTGTTTTGACATTGCTTCTCATGCATCATTTGTCAGTGTTAGTTTTTTTGAAAAATAACTTCTTGTGCATGCTACTGCAGACCCAACCAAAGTGTATGGCACAGTGATCAGCAGACACCACCATCTAATTCGAAAGAGTGATGGCGTATATGACCCTTTTGAGTATGAGCACCATCCTGAACGCTACACCTCGCACTTCAGATCCACTGTGAGTACAAATAGTCAAAAGATGAATCAAATGCAGTACTCAACCTGATGTTGAATGATAGCAACATTTCTCTGTAtgggtttattttaaaaagcatcTTTAGATGAGGAATCACATTCACAGGTGTTAATTGGACTTAAGTTTAGTCTTTAAAGCAAGTGTGATTTAGTGTATAAGGATGATTGTTTCTAAAGTAATTTGTTTTATAGGAAATTCAGGTTCAGGCCATCTCAAAACACCTAGAGTCTTTATTAGCATTTGTCTCAAAAGAATATTAATTGTTTCACACAGCTGCTTACTTTGTCATGCTTTGCTTCAGCTGAACATACCCTTTAAAAATACTGGAGGTCAGCAGGGCACACcgacaaatgtttttaagatgaacGAACTCCTGTAATGATAAACGTTTTTGGACTCATTTTGGTCGGTCTGTGTGATAAAGCAGTTGGCCTAATGTTTTAGTGTTGGGAACAAAATGTGAGGTGCATCGTTTTAGATGTAGAAGGACTGATGAAGAAACTGCTGTTGCTCTTATGTTTAAAGGTAGCACCCTACACAACGTGCCTTATAAACGGCATCTACTGGGACCCGCACACTCCAAGGCTGCTACGACGACTGGATGCACAGAAGCTTATGAAACCTTCAAAGCTTTCATCCTCTGCTATTGAAGGCTGGCCAGAGCTGCCACACAAGTcaggtttttttcttcttttttaatcaaaaaaaaaaaaaactaacaaaacatAATCCTTATGATTTACAGTATGTCATTATGTGGAATTATCTGTTCAGGAAATGAAAATTATCTCCTTCTCTCCTAGTGTGATGTGTGTCTTCTAACTAAACAATCTCAATAGATGTCATTATGATCTGCTTCGTTATTCAAAAAATAATTTTCAATAGCCTGTGTACAACTAAAAAGTTTTCTTTATTACATGCAGTAATGGCCTTCAATCTGTAATATAGATTAACTATACATACAAAAGTATCCAGATATCCTTTTAATGAGAGAGTTCGGCTACTTTATGGTTCATCTATTACTAACACAGTCATTTAGATTCACatcacagcttgtttaattgcCATAGAAAAGAATTGCCAATATAattggactctggagcaggagtCTAAATTCACCATACCCAATGCAATCCAGTTaataaaggggtataaagcccccagcactgggctgtggaacaGTCAAACCGACTTCTGTAGAGTTCTGGAGTTCTGGCCAATACCTGTGGGATGTGTTTGAGTGGCGTTCTTCAtctataactaatcatcaaTTATGTTctcctcactaatgctcttgcgaCTGCCAATGCTTGCGAATGCCAAGTTCTCATTTCCAAAATGTAGTttcttttgcagaagagtaGAAGTTGTAACTACAGCAAATAgattattacccttgattttgtacACACAGGAatgggtgtctacaaacttttagacatatagtgtatcgtTATCTCTGTTAGTgctgggttgtacactggcagGAAAGTCATTGGATGGCCATATCTTATCTTCTACAATGTTTGTTCAAGTTGTGTACATATTGAGTACATGCCTCATGTTACCCTTCATGATTTAAAATGTGCCAAAGGAAAGCCCACTCCATCTGACATGTGATTGTTCTTTTCTTCACAATTTCTTTCTTCCTCAGGTTCTTGGCTATTTGTGACATATCTGCAGACACAGGAGGTTCCATTGAGTTCATGACTGAGTGCACCACCATTGAGAAGCCCTTCTGTATGTATGATCCCAACCAGCACATAGATCATGACAGGTATGccattgactgtctttttttttctagtgTCATAAATATGTCATGCAAGAGGAAACGGTGGATGTAATATAAATCtgaactcttaaaaataaagctcccaaaaaggttctttgcagCAATAAAGgtcattgttctttttttaattctttgagtgtgtgtgtaggaagtTTATATAACATCTACATAATGTGAAGATTTTATACTTATCACAAGGCTTTTTTTCTACAGCTATACATCCACtgtttaaactctttaaaactTCTTTTAAGAGGGTGTAGGTATGCAAGAGACACACATACTTTTTCAGATTCATAGCGCTGCTGTCCAGATTATGGCAACATGTGAGAGAGTGCGTAATTGATTGcccttttatgtattttttgttttgttttgttttttttgtagcgTGGAAGGAAATGGCATTCTCATGTGCTCAATTGATAACTTGCCTGCCCAACTGCCTATTGAGGCTACGGAGTATTTTGGTGACCGCTTGTTCCCCTACATCTGGGAAATGGTAAGAACTAGTGTTTGAGGGTAAGTAACAACACCGTCTTCTGTTtcagtttggtttgttttggagAAGGCTGTGCTGGGTACAGACAGGTTTGGGTCTCTCCCCTTATTTGAGTCTATTTACTTTTTCAGTTCTGGACTGGTAACAGCTCATTAGCTACGTCAGCTGTTTTAACACCACCTATTCTGCTATTCACTAACACCACATATTCTGCTTTCACTAATCCCACATATTCTGCTGTTAACGGCACTGAGGCACAGTGTCTGTCATGTATGGCATTTCATGTTCAGTTATTTtgattttgtatttgtttttattgtaagCTTTCCTCAGATGCTACCAAACCACTAGATGATGAGGCCTTATCTCCGCAAGTTAAAGATGTAAGTGTGACGAATGTGTCTTAATGGTCTTTTAACTTGGCTGTGATCAATTGTGGTCCATACATTTCTTGATAAATAGAGTATTTGCTATATTGTTTGCACCTGAAGACCTTGCAGCGGACACTAGGATTAACCTTAACTAGCCATGTCACACATTCGAGGCTAAACATGTATTTTGCTACTGTCTGATTTAATGTTTGATTCATATTTCACTCTCAGGCTGTTATAACATCCAATGGCAAATTGGCTCCCAAGTTTGAGTACATTGTGAAGCTAAGAGAAAGAAGGTAAGGAATGTTGTAATAGCAATACATCTTGCAGATCAATATTCTACCATACATTCAGATCTATTAGCACACAAGTAGCTCTTTTTCTTCCACCGAGCATGTTGTATACCATTAAGACATTGCTTGTGAAATTGTTTTGAAAACAATACACTTCATGGATGTTGGATACATGAAGATCTCTCCAAAGACTGGAGGACAGGTACATTTTACAGAAATGACACATGTAGCCTAGATTAGACTTTTCCCTAAGTAGCATACAGTTTGGCTTAGAGCTAAACAGCTTTTGCTGTCCCTGGaaaagatttaaataaataatgtcagTCGTTGTACTAATTAATTTGACTATATGGTAATTTACATTCAAATTCATCTACGTTAATTTATTTCCCTACCTATTCAAATACTATATAGTAGCTTTAGGTTATGAGTGTCTTGTGATAAACACCTTGACCTTACCTCAGCTCCGGAGCAGTTATGCCTCATCTGCAAATGTAAGCCTGCATTGGCGCTGTCCACACTAACATCCAGCCATGTCTGTTCTGTTCAGGCACACTGCGGTCATCGTTTCGGTGCCTTCCTCACTGCCTTAACACCTTGCATGACTAGAGTGCTCCTGCTTGGAGCATTTCCTTGTGGGTAGACCtcatctcattctctctcacctcAGCCGCCATGTCTGTCTCCTACTCATTGCTAATCTTCTAGCTTCATTTTTGGCATGCAACCTGAGCCCAGAATTAATAATGTCATACTAGTTCAAAAATCAGCAGAAGGAATTCACATCTGAATGTCAGTTCATCAAGATTTCTTTCAATAATTGATAAAAGATGTCTTTCAGTGACCATCACAATGAATCATCGTCTTCTTCCATATAAAGAGGctcttttgtttttataaagcacTTCTCCACAAGGCCATCTTTTCATCTTCTTTTCCTAGATGCCTAATTCATCCTCCACCAACTTGCATGCAAAAAAGCTTTTGAGTAACCTCCCTCCCTGTGCTTCTGCTAGTTGATATGTAGTTCACACGTCCATGTAGTTTGTGTACAGTAGCTGTGCAGTATTGTACAAGACACCTAAAATCAATAGAATTGTGTGATTATTGACTACATTTCTCAGTTGGGGATATgttcattgtgttgtgttgtgtgctTACTGTGGTTTAGTACTCAAATAGACAAACCTCCATTTATTCAAAGAATGACACCCAAAGTAAATgtcattaaatgtaaaaaaaaaaataataaaaaaaaaaaaatcagcaggTATTTAAATATCTGTTCTAACAACAAATTAAAATAGCAAAATCTAGAAAGCATAACCTTCAACTTACGAGTCTCAAGGTTGCACTTGTGCACATGTGCAATGTCAGATCTAATTAGGCTAAATACCACTGGTTGGCTGACAGCGACTCTCGAGGGTCTGACCGACTAAAGTGCTGATTTAGCAGCCTGTAATAGCACTGAGGAATTAGAGCACCGCTGTTAATATGTACTGGTGGCTAAGTGATGGGTGTCCATACATCTATCTCACTGCCAGCTCCAGGCTACACTGTACATTTAAAGGCTGCCAAACTGTTTCAAACCGAAACATTTTTTACAACATAGTCTAGGATCAGTTTAGGttaaagtaagtaagtaagtacgATTATGCTTGTGTTTAGTTATGACTGCATGTTGCTAACATTTTTGTTCTTATTATTCCAAATTATTTGTTATTCCCAATCACTTCTTATAGAATACAATCATTGAACTTTTAGGTACCAGTTTCAGTTGGCCGTTCCATTTTAGTTTGATATGACTAGAAACCCATTGGATGTCTTCTCCCCTTTCTGTAGTGTTActgtgttgttgctgtggtgttttttttttttttttttttgaatagtGTTTTACTTCACGtttcagaatgtgtgtgtgtgtatgtgtgtgcatgtccatATTACTAGTAATGGCTGAACCATCTGGCTCACAGGGCATCTGAGCAGATCCTGCAGAAAGTGGGGATGAAGCGTGTGCTGCTATTAGGCTCTGGCTATGTGTCTGAGCCAGTCATTGAATATCTCACCAGGGATGCTGGCATTCAGGTCACAGTGGGTAAGTGCTTTTCAACCACAGGTTTGTTTAACCTCTTAAAGCTACAGGCTTACTACTCCAGTTATTCGTCTTTTAGTGTAAAACAATTAGCAGAGAACTAATTTCTGCTGTGGCCTTTATTGTCTTGTCATAGCATCAGTGCTGCTGAGCCAGGCTGAGAAACTTGCTGCCACTTACCCCAACACCATACCTGTGATGCTCGACGTGTCCAGCCAAGAGGGCCATCTTGAGTCTCTGGTCAAAGACCATGACATCGTGATCAGGCATAGACCTTTGCTTTtatatctttattttattttctagcATTTAAGTGTTCTAAATCAGCTTCCACCACCAGCATCACTATGTTAGTTGGGTTACTACTTTGCTGTTTTGGTACCTCGGAACACTCACTTTGGTTAGAAGGTTCATTGGCATATTGTAGACTCCTGCAGTATCAGTATTTCAAAGGATCGTGTTGTAATTGCAGCTTTTTGTGAAGTAAAACTGCCCACTTCTTCCCCCATGTCTAGCATGCTGCCATATAGTTATCATCCTCTGGTGGCTAAGCATTGCATCAACAAGAAAGTGAACATGGTGACAGCCAGCTACTTGAGTCCAGCTATGGGGGAGCTTCAGAGCAGGTTAGCAGCTCCAAAAATCATTTGAAGTCctctttcttttgttctttcacAAGCAAGTAACTTGACTGATCTCAGCATGTGTTCCTATTTGCTGGCTTTCACATTGACTGACGTTGCTTTATCGTGACTGGACGTTTTGCCAGTGCTGAAGAGGCTGGCATCACCATACTCAATGAGATGGGCCTGGACCCTGGCATTGATCACATGTTGGCCATGGAGTGCATCGACCAGGCCAAGGCAGACGGTTGCACTGTAggtattgtgtgtttgtgttcactcATCATGTGTGTTTATGGATATGTGTGATGGTGTGAGATATCACCATTGGTAGAATCATTAGCATGCGTGGGAGACATATGACTTGGCTCAATATATTGACACTTTGTCTTGCATGTTCATTTTTGCTCATTCTTCATAGCCTGGAGGAAGACAAGCCTTTTAGCCTTTTTGTGTTCTGTCACTGATCCACAGATGTGTTGTGTTCTAAAACAACCCCCTCctctttccacacacacacacaggtggagTCATACAGCTCTTATTGTGGTGGTCTTCCTGCACCAGAGTGTTCTGAAAATCCGCTGCGTTACAAATTCAGCTGGAGTCCATATGGAGTGCTGCTTAATACCACCAGTCCTGCTGTGTATCTTAAAGACAACCAGGTAATGAATGCTTGAAAAGAAAGCACACAAACTAGGACCTCATTACTAAGCCACACTGCTTTGTagccttttttttctgtcaaaaGATCTGTTGTCAGGATTAGGTGTGGGTGAAATCACAAAAATATCACTTTTTACAGTatactttactttttaaaaccttcGAATCAAGGTTTTTCAACCATATAAAATcttttatatataacatatttttGCAGATACATGTATACATTGATTTTAATATAGTAAAGCTTTAGGTTTCAGGTTAATTAACAGATCAGTCAGAAGctgtaaatgaaaatcagctAGAATGATAAGCAACATAGATCATTCTAAATCAACTGAATTAAGAATTGAGTTATAATAAAAGTGATCTTGCAGAAGTGGAGCTCAAATCTTAAGGCTGAGCTGACAAA contains:
- the aass gene encoding alpha-aminoadipic semialdehyde synthase, mitochondrial isoform X1; this encodes MLRLVRNQGGRMRGCMCSQRRSNHYKSVMAIRREDVNVWERRAPLAPRHVKEITAAGYKVLVQPSNRRAIHDRYYEKAGAILQEDISEASLIVGVKRPPEEKVLPHKTYAFFSHTIKAQEPNMGLLDDLLKKNVRLIDYEKMVDENGFRIVAFGKWAGVAGMINILHGLGLRFLALGHHTPFMHIGMAHNYRNVSQAIQAVRDCGYEISLGLMPKSIGPLTFVFTGTGNVSKGAQEIFNELPCEYVEPHELKDVCETGDPTKVYGTVISRHHHLIRKSDGVYDPFEYEHHPERYTSHFRSTVAPYTTCLINGIYWDPHTPRLLRRLDAQKLMKPSKLSSSAIEGWPELPHKFLAICDISADTGGSIEFMTECTTIEKPFCMYDPNQHIDHDSVEGNGILMCSIDNLPAQLPIEATEYFGDRLFPYIWEMLSSDATKPLDDEALSPQVKDAVITSNGKLAPKFEYIVKLRERRASEQILQKVGMKRVLLLGSGYVSEPVIEYLTRDAGIQVTVASVLLSQAEKLAATYPNTIPVMLDVSSQEGHLESLVKDHDIVISMLPYSYHPLVAKHCINKKVNMVTASYLSPAMGELQSSAEEAGITILNEMGLDPGIDHMLAMECIDQAKADGCTVESYSSYCGGLPAPECSENPLRYKFSWSPYGVLLNTTSPAVYLKDNQVISIPAGGSLLENTVDMDFLPGFNLEGFPNRDSTKYAEAYGLDCAHTLIRGTLRFKGFSSAMIGFVKLGLINTDPCPMLKHTASPVSWKELLRTKLGLPASVSDNSFEEVVFNKMGRDEFRMQTLKWLGMLSEEAVPHCDTILASLAKHLEAKLSYENNERDMIIMRNDVGIRHPTGELEMKHISLVVYGDPKGFSAMAKTVGYPAAIAARMLLNGELNTKGLVVPMTKNIYAPVLKRLEEEGLQFITKSTVSE
- the aass gene encoding alpha-aminoadipic semialdehyde synthase, mitochondrial isoform X2, producing the protein MLRLVRNQGGRMRGCMCSQRRSNHYKSVMAIRREDVNVWERRAPLAPRHVKEITAAGYKVLVQPSNRRAIHDRYYEKAGAILQEDISEASLIVGVKRPPEEKVLPHKTYAFFSHTIKAQEPNMGLLDDLLKKNVRLIDYEKMVDENGFRIVAFGKWAGVAGMINILHGLGLRFLALGHHTPFMHIGMAHNYRNVSQAIQAVRDCGYEISLGLMPKSIGPLTFVFTGTGNVSKGAQEIFNELPCEYVEPHELKDVCETGDPTKVYGTVISRHHHLIRKSDGVYDPFEYEHHPERYTSHFRSTVAPYTTCLINGIYWDPHTPRLLRRLDAQKLMKPSKLSSSAIEGWPELPHKFLAICDISADTGGSIEFMTECTTIEKPFCMYDPNQHIDHDSVEGNGILMCSIDNLPAQLPIEATEYFGDRLFPYIWEMLSSDATKPLDDEALSPQVKDAVITSNGKLAPKFEYIVKLRERRASEQILQKVGMKRVLLLGSGYVSEPVIEYLTRDAGIQVTVASVLLSQAEKLAATYPNTIPVMLDVSSQEGHLESLVKDHDIVISMLPYSYHPLVAKHCINKKVNMVTASYLSPAMGELQSSAEEAGITILNEMGLDPGIDHMLAMECIDQAKADGCTVESYSSYCGGLPAPECSENPLRYKFSWSPYGVLLNTTSPAVYLKDNQVISIPAGGSLLENTVDMDFLPGFNLEGFPNRDSTKYAEAYGLDCAHTLIRGTLRFKVAHNLQQYYSKAPNHSIQELSNLTVDTILYVSEVELEMKSWKSTVLSVLFCYSINMFAVPGWTGPVCLHTHQ